The stretch of DNA TCTTTTTCCGACCTTTTACTACTTACTTGAGATAATTCCTTTTGACTTCTTTTGAATATCCCCATTAACAACTGAATTAACTCAAGTTTTACTTCAGCTTCCAGAAGCTCATTTTTCTTACCTGTCCGCTGCATTTCATCATCAATATGCGTAAGCGAGCAGGTTATTTCCTTTATCCTGCCATCAACAAATTGTCCAAATTCATCGTAACCTGTACGAAGCAAGCAATTATTAAGTTTTTTAAACGGATCTAATAGATTTGGGACTCCAAGTCCATTTAGTGATTCTTGCAGCCATGTAGGTGAAAAATGAATCATACTTCTTGTATACGTACTGTCTGTCCCAGGATTGGCTTTATGCAACGTCATACCATCTAAAAGGATGATATCCCCAGGCTGCAACTCGTAAATCCGATTGTTAATTAAATACTTACAGTCACCTGAGTGAAAAAAATAAATCTCATATTCTTGATGTGAGTGAAAATTAAAGTTGTGAAAGTCAACACCTTGAACCCGGTATAAACCGTATATCCACTCATCCATTATTCTTTTTCTAAATAAGGAGCTCGTTAACTTTTCGATAGATTCCACACCCTTATAAGTAAGCGTTAACATCTTTATTTGTTAACTGAACATATTTATATTATATTGCAGATAGCCGCATAATACATTCTCCAAAACTGCTCAGTATTTATTATTATTTGACTGATATTGCTTTTTTATTTTACCTTTTGAGACAAATAAAAAAGGAGACAATCTTAGCATTAGGGCTAGTTTTGTCTCCTTTTGAACCTTGTTTGTGGAACTATTATTCCATCCAGTTTGTATGGAATACTCCGTCTTTATCAATACGTTGATACGTATGTGCACCAAAATAGTCACGTTGAGCTTGTAAAAGATTCGCTGGAAGTGTTTCAGTACGGTAGCTGTCATAATAAGCAATTGCGCTTGCAAAAGATGGAACTGGGATTCCACGTTCAATTGCAACGGCAAGAACTTGACGTAATGGCTGCTGGTAGTTTTCAACGATTTCTTTAAAGTATGG from Neobacillus sp. CF12 encodes:
- a CDS encoding AraC family transcriptional regulator; amino-acid sequence: MDEWIYGLYRVQGVDFHNFNFHSHQEYEIYFFHSGDCKYLINNRIYELQPGDIILLDGMTLHKANPGTDSTYTRSMIHFSPTWLQESLNGLGVPNLLDPFKKLNNCLLRTGYDEFGQFVDGRIKEITCSLTHIDDEMQRTGKKNELLEAEVKLELIQLLMGIFKRSQKELSQVSSKRSEKELHAESIASWINEHYAEKISLDRIAEELSLSKYYASHVFKEVTGFTVMEYVMACRLNQVKYLLEMEPDQSLTDVSRATGFESVAHFSRFFKEKVGTTPSQYRKKKQERR